A single region of the Anaerohalosphaeraceae bacterium genome encodes:
- a CDS encoding DUF2190 family protein — NGKDKNMSLAYETGTGPFTLTAGADLEADRLVKISTRGSVVYCGNGEVPIGIARNAAASGQSVAVQPLTGGVVRITGAGAISAGAAIYCAANGKVGGSGTGKVIGYALTDITADGGKGAAVLTWTPLVAAG, encoded by the coding sequence AATGGAAAGGACAAGAATATGAGTTTGGCGTATGAAACGGGAACAGGGCCGTTTACACTGACGGCTGGAGCAGATTTAGAGGCAGACCGGCTGGTAAAGATTTCCACTCGCGGCTCGGTTGTGTATTGCGGCAACGGAGAAGTTCCGATTGGAATTGCCCGCAATGCGGCGGCCAGCGGTCAATCGGTCGCGGTGCAGCCGTTGACCGGCGGCGTTGTGCGGATTACAGGGGCCGGAGCCATTAGTGCCGGCGCGGCGATTTACTGTGCGGCCAACGGAAAAGTGGGTGGCAGCGGAACGGGCAAGGTCATCGGGTATGCATTGACCGACATTACCGCCGACGGCGGCAAAGGTGCAGCGGTGCTTACGTGGACGCCGCTGGTTGCCGCTGGTTGA
- a CDS encoding phage terminase large subunit family protein, protein MKAVWPELDPLLPEEESIWLPPPKPRILEFTRASFILPEKTSRISGPWSDDYVPYQRRPLELLENPPVRVWISACRQSGKSTMASIMLNYILQIDPGPTGIVMPQEGLAKDRVRTKIRPLFQKNKILMQKLQGDIRNLTVGEPNDLGNMILYLGWASSAAALSDRSIQNMIYDEVALFEILESTGENPIMLGRDRQRTFMSIARELGLSSPGDEGDLHDLEMRSGSDEVWYVPCVKPGCGRWHELNTYVDLADEKYIVLSRPAAGKFFDWKDYKRDPSLSRYICPHCGKAWTEKDRWESNQNGVYISRRREIDSEGRLGPPRQEMLPDGTIVGPPAEGPHYSFTWHAMMLYPPFAPVSDLAAEFVQAWEAKDSGDLSRLRTWQRGQRARAWKDIGIEIREEDLSRRILPDLGRRQIPSSAKMLIATADYHMDEMRNIRIDFEIAAYSDEMTNWVIQAGSVSSWDDLEEILFAPFVWQDPTCKQPPLSIARCGVDSGYETDAVYLWCGRYLGWAYPLKGIDTQQGPIEMVDLDKVHQQRLMRRKRRMRSSQIRGLELIKIDQSVFSNLVSRWLSNSPGMPGQTYFYREILQDTEGRYFRELQAMKKVQLRVKNLMRWVWRAEGDVHFHDTRRYNAAVAWSIKPSLLRPAPSPERIPPALINRRPTILKEVCPERHLQTRRPIRRKY, encoded by the coding sequence ATGAAAGCGGTTTGGCCCGAACTTGATCCATTGCTGCCGGAGGAGGAAAGTATATGGCTGCCGCCCCCGAAGCCGAGGATTTTGGAGTTTACTCGAGCCAGCTTTATTCTGCCCGAGAAAACCTCTCGCATCAGCGGGCCGTGGTCAGATGATTACGTTCCCTACCAGCGCCGACCGCTGGAACTGCTGGAGAATCCGCCGGTGAGGGTGTGGATTTCGGCGTGTCGTCAGAGCGGCAAAAGCACAATGGCCAGCATCATGCTCAATTACATTCTGCAGATTGACCCTGGCCCGACCGGAATCGTAATGCCGCAGGAGGGGCTGGCCAAAGACCGGGTTCGAACAAAAATCAGGCCGCTTTTTCAGAAAAACAAAATCCTGATGCAGAAACTCCAGGGAGACATTCGAAACTTGACGGTCGGCGAGCCGAATGATTTGGGCAATATGATTCTATATCTCGGCTGGGCCAGCAGCGCAGCAGCGCTTTCAGACCGCTCGATTCAAAATATGATCTATGATGAGGTTGCGCTTTTTGAGATTCTCGAGTCCACGGGCGAAAATCCGATTATGCTCGGCCGCGACCGGCAGCGAACGTTCATGTCGATTGCTCGGGAATTGGGCCTGTCCAGCCCCGGCGATGAAGGCGACCTGCATGATTTGGAGATGCGCAGCGGCTCGGATGAAGTCTGGTATGTCCCTTGCGTCAAGCCGGGCTGCGGACGATGGCATGAGCTGAATACGTATGTTGATTTGGCTGATGAAAAATACATCGTATTGAGCCGCCCAGCCGCTGGAAAGTTCTTTGATTGGAAAGACTACAAGAGAGACCCTTCGTTATCGCGTTATATTTGTCCGCATTGCGGGAAGGCCTGGACGGAAAAAGACCGATGGGAATCAAACCAAAACGGCGTTTATATCAGCCGTCGCAGAGAGATAGACAGCGAGGGCCGTCTGGGGCCGCCGCGGCAGGAGATGCTTCCGGATGGAACCATAGTCGGCCCGCCGGCAGAAGGCCCGCATTATTCCTTTACCTGGCACGCGATGATGCTTTATCCCCCCTTTGCTCCTGTCTCGGATTTGGCCGCAGAGTTTGTGCAGGCCTGGGAGGCAAAGGATTCCGGGGACTTGAGCCGCCTTCGAACGTGGCAGCGAGGCCAGCGTGCTCGTGCGTGGAAAGATATTGGGATTGAGATTCGCGAGGAAGATTTATCGCGAAGAATCTTGCCCGACTTAGGCCGGCGGCAAATCCCGTCGTCGGCAAAAATGCTGATTGCGACCGCCGATTATCACATGGACGAGATGCGCAACATCCGCATAGATTTTGAAATCGCCGCCTATTCTGATGAGATGACAAACTGGGTGATACAGGCCGGGTCTGTCTCGAGCTGGGATGATCTGGAAGAAATTTTGTTTGCCCCTTTTGTTTGGCAAGACCCGACCTGCAAGCAGCCGCCGCTGTCGATTGCTCGGTGCGGAGTGGACAGCGGCTACGAGACGGATGCCGTCTATCTTTGGTGCGGGCGGTATTTGGGGTGGGCATACCCTCTCAAGGGAATCGACACGCAGCAGGGGCCGATTGAGATGGTTGATTTAGACAAAGTGCATCAGCAGCGGCTGATGCGCCGGAAGCGGCGAATGCGCTCTTCGCAAATCCGCGGATTGGAGCTGATAAAAATTGACCAGTCTGTATTTTCCAATCTCGTCAGCCGCTGGCTGAGCAATTCTCCGGGAATGCCTGGCCAGACCTATTTCTATCGAGAAATTCTTCAAGACACAGAAGGCCGATATTTCCGAGAATTGCAGGCCATGAAAAAGGTTCAGCTGCGCGTTAAAAATCTGATGCGATGGGTTTGGCGGGCCGAAGGGGATGTTCATTTCCATGACACTCGCCGATACAATGCGGCGGTGGCCTGGAGCATCAAGCCGTCTCTGCTTCGTCCGGCTCCTTCGCCGGAACGGATTCCTCCGGCCCTGATCAATCGCCGTCCGACAATCCTAAAAGAGGTTTGTCCAGAACGTCATTTGCAAACGCGCCGGCCTATCCGGCGGAAATATTGA
- a CDS encoding S49 family peptidase: MINGSYWFCEPNLLKSFFETLLKNGLSGEQMESLSSAAAEEPTAEAAPLLKKNGIARIMVRGILVMRIPAYLKDYIKAEMIELSSLQEIRRQILDAADDPEIKEIVLEIDSPGGIAAGTLETAEAIAAASEKKKVRAVIESLGASGAYYLASQAGTIESAADAVVGSIGTYSVYYDASRRADNEGVRVVVIRSGPVKGMGVWGDKITEEQIRSVQEVIDGLAGQFIAAVASGRGLDLNAVRQLADGRTWLAPRAKKLGLIDKIRNGVLFERKKMMEDKELNQKVEAAKREGQ, from the coding sequence ATGATTAATGGGAGTTATTGGTTTTGTGAGCCGAATCTTTTAAAGTCCTTTTTCGAAACTCTTTTGAAAAACGGCCTAAGCGGCGAGCAGATGGAGTCTCTTTCGTCGGCGGCAGCAGAAGAACCGACGGCAGAAGCCGCTCCGCTTTTGAAAAAAAATGGGATTGCTCGAATTATGGTTCGAGGCATTTTGGTGATGAGAATCCCTGCTTATTTAAAAGATTATATCAAAGCAGAAATGATAGAACTGTCCTCCTTGCAGGAAATCCGTCGTCAAATATTAGATGCCGCTGACGACCCGGAAATCAAAGAAATTGTTTTGGAAATTGATTCGCCTGGCGGCATAGCCGCCGGCACGCTGGAGACCGCGGAGGCGATTGCGGCGGCGTCGGAAAAGAAAAAGGTTCGAGCCGTTATAGAATCCCTTGGGGCCAGCGGGGCCTATTATTTGGCCTCACAAGCCGGAACGATTGAGAGTGCAGCGGATGCGGTGGTTGGCAGCATCGGCACCTACTCCGTTTATTACGATGCATCTCGCCGGGCCGACAATGAAGGTGTGCGAGTTGTGGTTATCCGCAGCGGCCCTGTGAAAGGAATGGGAGTGTGGGGCGATAAAATCACCGAGGAGCAGATTCGATCCGTCCAAGAGGTCATTGATGGACTGGCCGGACAATTTATAGCGGCGGTGGCCAGCGGACGCGGGCTGGACTTGAACGCCGTCCGCCAGTTGGCCGACGGAAGGACGTGGCTGGCGCCGAGGGCCAAAAAACTCGGATTGATTGATAAGATAAGAAATGGTGTTTTATTCGAAAGGAAGAAAATGATGGAAGACAAAGAATTGAATCAAAAAGTGGAAGCGGCCAAGAGGGAGGGACAG
- a CDS encoding phage portal protein yields MNRIQTERLSGGTYTYLGYRTVRLADRDGLYISGASGDRHLIKDRLKLIDVSRDFWRNNPIYKGMIDRAVAYIVGRGFGLQMRTQDEDINNLVENRLWRAFWERPEIRNLQSGVMTEKMVIREAMLAGDVGVIKTSKGVLQIIEAEQIAGPTEYPDGIVKDLYGTPQMFFVSRYNEYGKVDRTSARKYRAKDFLFVANLDRPSSSRGVPAAQAAFPMLHRINDVCDSEAVAWQMLSKLAVAVIREEGPEQAYAESTGLSGPSSSSAAGQSEMATRMTELDYALFFHGNPGESIQGIDRNIPGRNFTESIRMFLRLLGLPLGLPLEIVLLDWTQSNYSQSRAVLEQAYQTFQDWQDLLEYFFLDEVLSWKIKQWIDDGVLPARDDYDWEWIRPTFPWIDQLKEAEAKGGMVDRGFMTHSQVCKALGTDRETIMKMRQREVIEAINLAKAVEAQTGQPVPWRIFAGMKGEEVMPNMQEQESND; encoded by the coding sequence ATGAATCGGATTCAGACAGAAAGACTTTCGGGCGGGACATACACGTATTTGGGGTATCGTACCGTCCGGCTGGCCGACCGAGACGGCCTCTATATTTCCGGAGCCAGCGGCGACCGGCATTTGATCAAAGACCGGCTGAAACTGATTGATGTAAGCCGCGACTTCTGGAGGAACAATCCGATTTACAAAGGGATGATAGACCGGGCCGTGGCCTACATCGTAGGCCGCGGCTTTGGTCTGCAAATGCGCACGCAGGACGAAGACATCAATAACCTTGTGGAGAATCGCTTGTGGCGAGCGTTCTGGGAGCGCCCTGAAATCCGAAATCTGCAAAGCGGCGTAATGACGGAGAAAATGGTCATCCGGGAAGCCATGCTGGCCGGGGACGTCGGGGTCATTAAAACTTCTAAAGGCGTCTTACAGATTATTGAGGCCGAGCAGATTGCCGGGCCGACCGAATATCCGGATGGAATTGTCAAAGACCTTTACGGCACTCCGCAGATGTTCTTCGTGTCGCGATACAATGAATACGGGAAGGTTGATCGAACGTCGGCCCGCAAGTATCGCGCGAAAGATTTTTTGTTCGTCGCCAACCTGGACAGGCCTTCGAGCAGCCGAGGGGTTCCGGCGGCTCAAGCCGCTTTTCCGATGCTGCATCGGATTAACGATGTTTGCGACAGCGAGGCGGTGGCCTGGCAGATGCTCAGCAAACTGGCTGTGGCTGTTATCCGCGAAGAAGGCCCGGAACAGGCCTATGCGGAGAGCACAGGCCTTTCTGGCCCATCTTCCTCTTCCGCCGCCGGGCAATCGGAAATGGCGACGCGAATGACCGAACTGGATTATGCGCTTTTCTTCCACGGCAACCCTGGCGAATCCATTCAGGGAATCGACCGCAACATTCCCGGCCGCAACTTCACCGAGAGCATCCGAATGTTTCTTCGTTTATTGGGTCTGCCGCTGGGTCTGCCGTTGGAAATCGTTTTGCTCGATTGGACACAGAGCAATTACAGTCAAAGCCGCGCCGTGCTCGAGCAGGCCTATCAGACGTTTCAGGACTGGCAGGATTTACTGGAATATTTTTTTCTGGATGAAGTGCTGAGTTGGAAAATCAAGCAGTGGATTGACGACGGAGTTCTGCCGGCCAGAGACGATTATGATTGGGAATGGATACGGCCGACATTCCCTTGGATTGACCAACTCAAAGAAGCCGAGGCCAAAGGCGGTATGGTAGATCGCGGCTTTATGACGCACAGTCAGGTCTGCAAAGCATTGGGCACAGACCGAGAAACGATTATGAAAATGCGACAGAGAGAAGTCATCGAGGCCATTAACCTGGCCAAGGCCGTTGAGGCGCAGACGGGCCAGCCGGTGCCGTGGCGGATTTTCGCAGGAATGAAAGGCGAAGAGGTTATGCCAAACATGCAGGAGCAAGAATCCAATGATTAA